In Tenebrio molitor chromosome 6, icTenMoli1.1, whole genome shotgun sequence, one genomic interval encodes:
- the v gene encoding LOW QUALITY PROTEIN: tryptophan 2,3-dioxygenase (The sequence of the model RefSeq protein was modified relative to this genomic sequence to represent the inferred CDS: deleted 1 base in 1 codon), which yields MSCPVRRTSEGQDSEQLGEEDGMLYGEYLMLDKILGAQRLLSEQNNQSVHDEHLFIVTHQAYELWFKQIIYELDSIRGIFSDVLEESQTLEILKRLNRVVLILKVLVDQVMILETMTPLDFMDFRCYLRPASGFQSLQFRLLENKLGVRQENRVKYNQNYSKVFGHDSQAISEIEKSEQQPSLTDLVQRWLERTPGLELEGFNFWGKYQKAVERLLQEQRTLAEQEASESLKRYKLNDLDKRREVYESIFSLEVHEALLARGERRFSHKALQGAIMITFYRDEPRFSQPHQILTLLMDIDSLITKWRYNHVLMVQRMIGSSQLGTGGSSGYQYLRSTLSDRYKVFVDLFNLSTFLIPRSYIPPLTTSMRSHLCNWAQPITT from the exons ATGAGTTGTCCTGTTAGAAGAACCTC AGAAGGGCAAGATAGTGAACAACTGGGTGAAGAAGATGGAATGTTGTATGGAGAATACTTGATGCTCGATAAAATTTTGGGAGCGCAAAGATTATTAAGTGAACAAAACAATCAAAGTGTTCATGATGAGCACTTGTTTATAGTAACCCATCAAG CTTATGAACTATGGTTTAAACAAATAATCTACGAATTGGACTCTATTAGAGGCATATTCAGCGACGTATTGGAAGAATCTCAAACTCTCGAAATCCTAAAACGCCTGAATCGTGTCGTGTTGATTTTAAAG GTCTTAGTGGATCAAGTAATGATTTTGGAGACTATGACCCCTTTGGATTTCATGGACTTCCGATGCTATCTGCGCCCCGCTTCCGGTTTCCAGAGTCTGCAATTTCGCCTACTCGAAAACAAACTCGGAGTCAGACAAGAGAATCGTGTCAAATACAATCAGAACTACTCCAAAGTGTTCGGACACGATTCGCAAGCCATCAGCGAGATCGAGAAGTCAGAGCAGCAACCGTCACTCACCGATTTGGTGCAGCGGTGGCTCGAGCGAACGCCGGGACTCGAACTGGAAGGTTTCAACTTCTGGGGGAAATATCAGAAAGCCGTGGAAAGGCTTCTGCAAGAGCAAAGAACTCTCGCCGAACAAGAAGCTTCCGAGAGTTTGAAGCGTTACAAATTGAATGATTTGGACAAGCGAAGGGAGGTTTACGAGTCCATTTTTAGTCTGGAGGTTCACGAGGCTTTGTTGGCGAGAGGCGAGAGGAGATTTTCGCACAAAGCTCTGCAAGGAGCCATCATGATCACGTTTTACAGAGACGAACCCAGATTTAGTCAGCCGCACCAGATCCTGACCCTTCTTATGGACATTGACTCGTTAATCACCAAATGGAGAT ataATCACGTCCTGATGGTGCAAAGAATGATTGGATCTTCTCAACTGGGAACTGGTGGGTCCTCTGGCTATCAATATTTAAGATCAACTTTGAG CGATCGCTACAAAGTATTTGTGGACCTGTTCAACTTGTCGACTTTTCTAATTCCACGTTCTTACATCCCACCTCTTACTACATCGATGAGAAGTCACTTGTGCAACTGG GCTCAACCAATAACCACCTAG
- the LOC138132949 gene encoding ATP-binding cassette sub-family G member 1-like: MDGNVEEIRQNNKIYLPQRPPVDIEFQDLTYTVPDGRKGSKLILRSISGKFPSGQLTAILGPSGAGKSTLLNILAGYKCREATGSILINGENRNIKEFRHISRYIMQEDLIQPLLSVDEAMMIAANLKLSKNMSVTDKLNIISDILELLRLSPARNTLTNKLSGGERKRLSIALELLNNPPVLFLDEPTTGLDDLSCSQCVSLLKQLAAGGRTVICSIHTPSAKLFSMFDNVYVISFGQCTYQGYGPDVVPYLSSIGITCPTHYNPADFIMEVCSGDYGDCQDKMVSAIDNGRNRNTSDRLVSLFDSSCPSKSDEQKPFHIFECDSSKDSKNTSWDQFKILLMRMWVQMWRNKSYLLLKVILHIALGLLIGNMYIGIGEDGSKTIFNFGFYFTCIIFFMYIPMMPVLLSFPLEIQYLKREHFNKWYNLGSYFCALTVSTLPVQMVLGSLYLSMVYIFSYQPLEVGRVLPFFGICFLTSIISESFGLLISSTLNLVNGMFVGPVMMVPFIVFSAYGFGEGYASIPILIRIMMRFSYLRYSFEALVLVMLSGRKLDCPETEEFCIFTDLDKFIEIMAMSNGILWVDILALVIFLVVVRSASYYLLRQRLTPNKTFVALQYIGRFIKTRMSEGR; encoded by the exons GCTCGAAGCTAATCCTACGCAGCATCAGTGGTAAATTTCCCTCGGGCCAGCTGACCGCCATCCTGGGGCCTTCCGGTGCTGGTAAAAGTACACTTCTCAACATTCTAGCTGGTTATAA ATGTCGGGAGGCAACTGGATCCATCTTGATAAATGGCGAAAATAGAAATATTAAAGAATTTAGGCATATCTCCAGATATATTATGCAAGAAGACCTGATACAACCCTTGCTGAGCGTGGACGAGGCCATGATGATCGCCGCCAATTTgaaattgagcaaaaatatGTCAGTTACTGATAAACTGAACATT ATCTCGGATATATTAGAACTGCTGCGACTCTCGCCTGCAAGGAACACTTTAACTAATAAACTCTCCGGTGGAGAAAGAAAACGTTTATCTATTGCTTTGGAGTTATTAAACAATCCGCCAGTACTATTTTTGGATGAACCAACAAC AGGATTGGACGATCTCTCTTGTTCTCAATGTGTCAGCCTGCTGAAGCAATTAGCCGCAGGTGGTAGAACTGTGATATGCTCTATACATACCCCTAGTGCCAAACTGTTCTCCATGTTTGATAACGTCTACGTTATCTCCTTTGGACAGTGCACCTATCAAGGCTACGGCCCGGACGTGGTACCGTACTTATCTAGTATCGGTATCACTTGTCCGACCCATTACAATCCAGCAGACTTCA tcaTGGAGGTGTGTTCTGGAGACTACGGAGATTGCCAAGATAAAATGGTTTCGGCAATAGACAACGGCAGGAATCGGAACACGAGCGACAGATTAGTTTCACTCTTTGATAGCAGTTGCCCGTCAAAGAGTGATGAGCAGAAACCTTTCCACATTTTCGAATGTGATTCCAGTAAAGATAGTAAAAACACGAGTTGGGACCAGTTTAAGATATTGCTGATGCGGATGTGGGTCCAAATGTGGAGAAACAAGAGTTATCTGCTTTTGAAAGTCATCTTGCATATAGCGTTGGGGCTTCTGATAGGCAACATGTACATCGGTATCGGAGAAGATGGTTCCAaaacgattttcaattttggatTCTACTTTACAtgtattattttcttcatgtATATCCCGATGATGCCGGTTTTGCTATCAT TCCCGTTGGAAATACAGTATTTAAAAAGGGAACACTTCAACAAGTGGTACAACTTAGGCTCATACTTTTGCGCACTGACCGTTTCCACGTTACCAGTACAGATGGTACTGGGTAGTTTGTACCTGTCAATGGTCTATATATTTTCGTACCAACCTTTGGAGGTGGGACGAGTGCTGCCATTTTTCGGCATCTGCTTCTTAACAAGTATAATTTCCGAAAGCTTCGGTCTCTTAATTTCCTCTACTCTTAATTTAGTC AACGGGATGTTTGTCGGCCCAGTAATGATGGTACCATTTATAGTATTCTCTGCTTACGGATTCGGGGAAGGTTACGCCAGCATACCAATCCTGATCAGGATTATGATGCGGTTTAGCTATCTTCGATATTCTTTCGAGGCTCTAGTTCTAGTTATGTTGAGTGGGAGGAAGCTGGATTGCCCCGAGACTGAAGAATTCTGCATATTCACCGACTTAGATAAATTCATCGAAATAATGGCGATGAGCAATGGGATTCTTTGGGTCGACATTTTGGCCTTAGTTATATTTTTGGTGGTCGTCAGGAGTGCCAGTTACTATTTATTGAGACAACGGCTTACGCCGAATAAGACCTTTGTAGCTTTACAATACATCGGCAGGTTTATCAAAACACGAATGAGTGAAGGTCGATAG